A single window of Corvus hawaiiensis isolate bCorHaw1 chromosome 22, bCorHaw1.pri.cur, whole genome shotgun sequence DNA harbors:
- the P3H1 gene encoding prolyl 3-hydroxylase 1, whose protein sequence is MALSPPPPLLLLLLLLLPPLLMALLAWAATPPEPVPVPVPTLIPADPPLPTQSPDALFAAGAEAYARGDWPTVVLQMERALRARAAVRSRLVRCRLRCANATAGPAEGAEPQPDPVLRDLWFFRALLRRAACLRNCGPAAPSRYRLGEELDREFGRRSPYNYLQVAYFKMNRPAQAAAAAHTFFVANPGHQEMRQNLEYYQAMVGVREDDFTDLEVKPHLSEFRLGVRFYTEEQPAAAILHLEKALEEYFVADTECRALCEGPYDYEGYNYLEYNADLFQAITDHSMQVLSCKQGCVTELASQPGQEKPLEDFLPSHFNYLQFAYYNNGNYEKAIECAKTYLLFFPHDEVMNQNLAYYTAVLGENLARPIQPREEIQVYHQRSLMEKELLFFSYDVFGIPFVDPDTWTPEEVIPKRLREKQKVERETAARISEEIGNLMKEIETLVEEKAKESADMSKFIREGGPLVYEGASVTMNSKALNGSQRVVVDGLLSAEECWELQRLTNAAASAGDGYRGKTSPHTPSETFYGVTVLKALKLGQEGKVPLHSAYLYYNVTDKVRHMMESYFRLEVPLHFSYSHLVCRTAIDEKQEGRSDNSHEVHVDNCILNAEALVCVKEPPAYTFRDYSAILYLNGDFEGGAFYFTELDAKTETAEVQPQCGRAVGFSSGSENPHGVKAVTKGQRCAIALWFTLDPRHSERERVQADDLVKMLFSMEEGDLQPETEKESPAAIVVGKDEL, encoded by the exons ATGGCGTtgtcgccgccgccgccgctgctgcttcttctgctgttgctgctgccgCCGTTGCTTATGGCGCTGCTGGCGTGGGCGGCCACGCCACCGGaaccggtcccggtcccggtcccgacCTTGATACCAGCCGACCCGCCGCTGCCCACGCAGTCCCCGGACGCACTGTTCGCCGCCGGTGCCGAGGCGTACGCGCGGGGGGACTGGCCCACCGTAGTGCTGCAGATGGagcgggcgctgcgggcgcgGGCCGCCGTGCGCTCCCGGCTAGTGCGGTGCCGCCTGCGCTGCGCCAACGCCAcagcggggccggcggagggggctgagccccagcccgACCCGGTGCTCCGGGACCTGTGGTTTTTTCGGGCGCTGCTTCGTCGCGCTGCCTGCCTGCGGAACTGCGGGCCCGCCGCGCCCTCCCGATACCGCCTGGGCGAGGAGCTAGACCGGGAGTTCGGCCGGCGCAGCCCCTACAACTATCTCCAGGTCGCCTATTTCAAG ATGAACCGGCCGGcgcaggcggcggcggccgctcACACCTTCTTCGTGGCCAACCCCGGGCACCAGGAGATGAGGCAGAACCTGGAGTACTACCAGGCCATGGTGGGAGTCCGCGAGGATGACTTCACTGACCTGGAGGTCAAACCCCACCTG AGCGAGTTTCGGCTGGGTGTCCGGTTTTACACAGAGGAGCAGCCAGCTGCCGCCATCCTGCACCTGGAGAAGGCACTGGAGGAGTATTTTGTGGCAGACACTGAGTGCCGTGCTCTCTGTGAGGGACCCTACGATTATGAGGGCTACAACTACCTGGAGTACAACGCAGACCTTTTCCAGGCCATCACAG ATCACTCCATGCAGGTGCTAAGCTGCAAGCAAGGCTGCGTCACAGAGCTGGCCTCACAGCCCGGCCAGGAGAAGCCTCTGGAGGATTTCCTGCCCTCACACTTCAACTACCTGCAGTTTGCCTACTACAACA ATGGGAATTACGAAAAAGCCATTGAATGCGCCAAAACCTATTTGCTCTTCTTCCCACATGACGAGGTGATGAACCAAAATTTGGCCTATTACACCGCCGTCCTGGGGGAAAACCTGGCCAGACCCATCCAACCCCGAGAG GAGATCCAGGTATACCACCAGCGGAGTCTGATGGAGAAAGAGCTGCTCTTCTTCAGCTACGATGTCTTTGGCATCCCTTTTGTGGACCCG gacacatGGACACCTGAAGAGGTGATACCAAAAAGACTGCGAGAGAAACAGAA GGTGGAGCGGGAGACAGCAGCACGCATCTCTGAGGAAATCGGCAACCTTATGAAGGAGATCGAGACACTGGTGGAGGAGAAGGCCAAGGAGTCTGCTGACATGAGCAAGTTCATCCGAGAAG GTGGCCCTTTGGTGTACGAAGGAGCCAGTGTCACCATGAACTCCAAGGCCCTGAATGGCTCCCAGCGTGTCGTGGTGGATGGACTCCTTTCTGCTGAGGAGTGCTGGGAACTGCAGAGACTCACTAAT GCAGCTGCCTCAGCCGGGGATGGCTATCGAGGGAAGACCTCTCCTCACACTCCCAGTGAGACCTTCTATGGCGTGACTGTCCTCAAGGCCCTCAAG ctgggccaggaggGCAAGGTGCCCCTGCACAGTGCCTACTTGTACTACAATGTGACAGACAAGGTGCGGCACATGATGGAGTCCTACTTCCGCCTGGAGGTCCCACTCCACTTCTCCTACTCCCACCTAGTGTGCCGCACGGCCATTGACG AGAAGCAAGAAGGTCGGAGTGACAACAGCCATGAGGTGCATGTGGACAACTGTATTCTCAATGCAGAGGCACTGGTGTGTGTGAAGGAACCCCCAGCCTACACTTTCCGGGATTACAG TGCAATCCTCTACCTCAACGGGGACTTTGAAGGAGGAGCTTTCTACTTCACCGAGCTGGATGCCAAGACTGAGACC GCAGAGGTTCAGCCACAGTGTGGCCGTGCCGTGGGCTTCTCCTCTGGCTCAGAGAACCCCCATGGGGTGAAGGCTGTGACCAAGGGCCAGCGCTGCGCCATTGCCCTCTGGTTCACTCTGGACCCTCGGCACAGTGAGCGG GAGCGTGTGCAGGCGGATGACCTGGTGAAGATGCTTTTCAGCATGGAAGAGGGGGATTTGCAGCCAGAGACGGAGAAGGAATCACCAGCTGCCATTGTGGTGGGGAAGGATGAGCTGTGA
- the C22H1orf50 gene encoding uncharacterized protein C1orf50 homolog encodes MAEGGAEPGDDGPGPSPGPGPGLALVEGSAGRVGDPGDLVALARQVQQANDFVRANACSKLTVIAEQIRHLQEQARKVLDEANRDADLNHVACNLVKKPGNVYYMYRRESGQRYFSILSPKEWGTTPHEFLGAYKLQHDMSWTPFEDIERRDAEITVLEKLLSRQAALPPCTEPNFQGLTKSHE; translated from the exons ATGGCAGAGGGCGGCGCGGAGCCTGGGGACGACGGCCCCGGCCCcagtcccggtcccggtcccgggcTGGCCCTGGTCGAGGGCAGCGCCGGCCGCGTCGGGGACCCCGGGGACCTAGTGGCCCTGGCCCGGCAGGTGCAGCAG GCCAATGACTTTGTCCGGGCAAATGCCTGCAGCAAGCTGACAGTCATCGCTGAGCAGATCCGGCACCTGCAGGAGCAGGCGCGGAAG gtCTTGGATGAAGCTAACAGGGATGCTGATCTGAACCACGTGGCCTGCAACCTTGTAAAAAAGCCAGGAAATGTTTACTACATGTACAGGCGGGAGAGTGGACAGCGGTATTTCTCCATCCTGTCTCCTAAG GAATGGGGTACCACTCCCCATGAATTTCTTGGCGCCTATAAGCTCCAGCATGACATGTCCTGGACTCCATTTGAGGACATAGAGAGACGAGATGCTGAAATAACTgtcctggagaagctgctgagccgGCAGGCAGCACTGCCCCCGTGCACGGAGCCCAACTTCCAGGGCCTGACCAAGTCACATGAGTGA
- the CLDN19 gene encoding claudin-19 produces MGGGARELAGYLAALAGWVAALAAAVLPQWRQSSYAGDAIITAVGLHEGLWMSCAAQSTGQVQCRLHDSLLSLEVHIQTSRALMVISLLLGFFGIIVSVVGMKCTKVGEEDPVTKSRIAVAGGVLFILSGLCTLAAVSLYATQVTYEFFRESTIPINARYEFGSALFVGWGAASLSMLGGSLLCCSCPAKEPRGQQYHRQSQPSTAREYV; encoded by the exons AtgggcggcggggcgcgggaGCTGGCCGGGTACCTGGCGGCGCTGGCCGGGTGGgtggcggcgctggcggccgccGTGCTGCCGCAGTGGCGGCAAAGCTCGTACGCCGGGGACGCCATCATCACGGCCGTGGGGCTCCACGAGGGGCTGTGGATGAGCTGCGCCGCCCAGAGCACCGGCCAGGTCCAGTGCCGCCTACACGACTCGCTGCTCTCCCTCGAAG TTCACATCCAGACATCCCGGGCTCTCATGGTCATTTCTCTCCTCCTGGGCTTCTTTGGTATCATCGTGAGCGTGGTGGGCATGAAGTGCACTAAAGTTGGGGAGGAGGATCCTGTCACCAAGAGCCGCATAGCTGTTGCTGGAGGTGTCCTCTTCATTCTGTCTG GTCTGTGCACACTGGCTGCTGTGTCGTTGTATGCAACACAGGTGACCTATGAGTTCTTCAGAGAGAGTACCATCCCCATCAACGCTAG GTACGAATTCGGCTCTGCTCTCTTCGTGGGCTGGGGGGCTGCCAGCCTCTCCATGCTGGGTGggtccctcctgtgctgctcctgccctgccaagGAGCCCCGAGGACAGCAGTACCATCGGCAGTCACAGCCCTCCACGGCCCGGGAATATGTCTGA